A genomic segment from Falsibacillus pallidus encodes:
- a CDS encoding CapA family protein: MKNKWVWVIIVLIVCIGSLLSWQYTQSKQKMAKVLHVVELNKSSTVSIEPKGYQTTAVIGGIGDVLLHDWVYDDAKTKDGYQFDKMFSEVKDSLIKPDFLIANQESIPGGEGLGVSNYPIFNSPFEIVDTLKRNGVDLISSANNHSMDKGEKGILSAIGYFNKVDIPYVGINKDMTDQQRLRISNINNISTAVLSYTFGTNGIPIPKGKEYLVNLINKDKIISDIHLAKEKADIVVISIHWGSEYQRMPNDSQITLAQEMADAGADIIFGHHPHVLQPIETIKRADGSNAVVVYSLGNFLSGQMWEYKDIGGLASVTVQKTVSTTGTTIKVGDVQFQPTYVESHHLRKYKVLPLDKAFKEGLIDHSPEEIQHFMFDEMKGQ; encoded by the coding sequence ATGAAAAACAAATGGGTATGGGTCATCATTGTTTTAATCGTATGCATCGGCAGTCTATTATCCTGGCAGTATACACAGAGCAAACAGAAAATGGCTAAAGTGCTTCATGTTGTGGAGCTGAATAAATCAAGCACTGTTTCCATTGAACCAAAAGGATATCAAACAACAGCTGTCATCGGGGGAATCGGGGATGTCCTTCTCCACGACTGGGTTTATGATGATGCGAAAACAAAAGATGGCTATCAATTTGACAAAATGTTTTCAGAAGTGAAAGATTCGCTTATTAAACCGGACTTCCTGATTGCCAATCAAGAATCCATTCCAGGCGGGGAAGGATTGGGGGTTTCCAACTACCCCATTTTCAATAGTCCCTTTGAAATTGTCGACACCTTGAAAAGAAACGGAGTAGACCTCATCTCTTCTGCCAACAATCATTCAATGGATAAAGGGGAAAAGGGTATCTTAAGTGCCATCGGGTATTTTAACAAAGTTGATATACCATATGTAGGAATCAATAAAGATATGACGGATCAGCAAAGGCTCCGCATCTCCAACATCAACAATATTTCAACGGCCGTCCTTTCCTACACTTTCGGAACGAACGGGATCCCAATTCCAAAGGGAAAGGAATATTTGGTCAATCTTATCAATAAAGACAAGATCATCAGCGATATCCATCTGGCAAAAGAAAAAGCCGATATCGTCGTCATCAGCATTCACTGGGGAAGCGAATATCAAAGGATGCCGAATGACAGCCAGATTACTCTTGCCCAGGAGATGGCGGATGCGGGGGCAGATATCATATTTGGCCATCACCCCCACGTTCTTCAGCCAATCGAGACCATCAAACGGGCGGATGGATCGAATGCTGTCGTGGTCTATTCGCTCGGGAACTTCTTGTCCGGCCAGATGTGGGAATATAAAGATATCGGCGGATTGGCATCTGTTACTGTCCAAAAGACTGTCAGCACAACCGGCACAACCATCAAGGTTGGAGATGTGCAATTTCAGCCTACATATGTTGAAAGCCACCATTTGAGGAAGTATAAAGTACTGCCGCTGGATAAAGCATTTAAAGAAGGATTGATCGACCATTCTCCGGAGGAAATCCAGCATTTCATGTTCGATGAGATGAAAGGTCAATAA
- a CDS encoding glycosyl hydrolase family 18 protein, translated as METMQINRKRAPQKAALIAGLAVSLVLILISSILLYIFYPYASNEKKAYVRSGHPILYHGKLQGNAIMENGTAYVPVSIIQKNIDPSLFEDSDSHSVVLTTKNKVIHFPDSSLEYYINDKEVKLHFPAAKSAGGEQYIALDPLLELYGIRYRELKETGILLIEKNGDTIKQATVKNQEARKAFLRLREKPDLQSPYYQEVAQGEKVVVENETDGFLFVRKENGTAGYIQKDYINIGNVQSIMISQKENEWAMPKSPYPIQLAWEAVYSKNPDVTSLPSMTGVNIVSPTWFHLINGTGEVDNMGSNEYVNWAEKNQKQIWGVFTNSFDPQLTHEAFSNYEKRQAVIRQLLHYSKMYRLSGINLDIENVDVADKAYVTQFTREAAARFHQAGLIVSMDVTFLSSSGNWSQFYDRKELAKSVDYLMVMAYDEHWASSQTAGSVASLPWVEQNLQNLLEQVPNEKIVLGVPLYTRLWKETTDSSGAAQMTSEALKMQTAQKWMAERSLSPKYDPETGQNFVQYTDPKEKAIYRMWLEDETSLQKRVELADKYQLAGIAAWARIFADDKAWTAMNSSMTAFYPKK; from the coding sequence ATGGAAACAATGCAAATAAATAGAAAAAGGGCACCGCAAAAAGCTGCGCTGATTGCAGGGTTGGCGGTCAGTCTTGTCTTGATACTAATATCAAGCATTCTTTTATACATATTTTACCCTTACGCTTCCAATGAAAAGAAGGCATATGTCCGGAGCGGGCATCCTATTCTTTATCACGGCAAGCTGCAAGGGAATGCGATTATGGAAAATGGGACGGCATATGTTCCAGTTTCCATCATACAAAAAAACATCGACCCTTCGCTATTTGAAGACTCTGACAGCCATTCTGTCGTTCTCACGACTAAGAATAAAGTCATTCATTTCCCTGATTCCTCCTTGGAGTATTATATCAATGATAAGGAAGTCAAACTGCATTTCCCTGCAGCAAAATCAGCAGGCGGCGAACAATACATTGCGCTCGACCCACTGCTTGAACTATACGGCATCCGCTACAGGGAATTGAAAGAGACAGGCATCCTTTTAATAGAAAAGAACGGGGATACAATCAAGCAGGCAACTGTCAAAAATCAAGAAGCCAGGAAAGCCTTTCTCCGTTTAAGAGAAAAACCAGACCTTCAATCACCTTATTATCAAGAAGTCGCCCAGGGTGAAAAAGTTGTTGTAGAAAACGAAACGGATGGATTTTTATTTGTCAGAAAAGAAAATGGAACGGCAGGCTATATCCAGAAGGACTATATTAATATAGGCAATGTACAAAGCATTATGATAAGCCAGAAGGAAAATGAATGGGCCATGCCAAAAAGTCCATACCCGATTCAACTTGCGTGGGAGGCCGTCTATAGCAAAAATCCTGATGTCACATCGCTTCCTTCCATGACCGGCGTGAATATCGTGTCACCGACCTGGTTTCATTTAATCAATGGAACTGGCGAAGTCGATAATATGGGCTCCAACGAGTATGTAAACTGGGCGGAAAAGAACCAGAAGCAAATCTGGGGTGTATTCACGAATTCATTCGATCCTCAGTTGACGCATGAAGCCTTTTCGAATTATGAAAAGAGGCAGGCAGTCATAAGGCAGCTGCTTCATTACAGCAAGATGTATCGCCTCAGCGGCATCAATCTGGATATTGAAAATGTAGATGTTGCAGACAAAGCCTATGTCACACAGTTTACTAGAGAAGCAGCCGCCAGATTCCATCAGGCTGGACTAATCGTTTCCATGGACGTCACATTCCTATCATCAAGCGGAAATTGGTCTCAATTCTACGATCGCAAAGAGCTGGCCAAATCAGTTGATTATCTCATGGTCATGGCCTATGATGAGCATTGGGCAAGTTCACAGACTGCAGGCAGCGTCGCGAGTCTTCCATGGGTCGAACAGAATTTGCAGAATCTATTGGAGCAGGTTCCAAATGAGAAAATTGTCCTTGGCGTGCCTCTTTATACCCGTCTTTGGAAGGAAACGACTGATTCTTCCGGGGCAGCTCAGATGACTTCTGAAGCATTAAAGATGCAGACCGCTCAAAAGTGGATGGCAGAGAGGAGCCTTTCCCCGAAGTATGACCCGGAAACTGGACAAAATTTTGTTCAATATACAGATCCAAAAGAAAAAGCCATTTATCGCATGTGGCTGGAAGATGAAACCTCTCTTCAAAAGAGAGTAGAGCTGGCTGATAAGTATCAGCTGGCAGGCATTGCTGCATGGGCGAGGATTTTCGCAGATGACAAGGCGTGGACTGCCATGAATTCTTCCATGACAGCGTTTTATCCAAAAAAGTAG
- a CDS encoding FbpB family small basic protein gives MRKPRKKSFSDLVLENKLALLKDSEAMERIEARLEDKHVQKAE, from the coding sequence ATGAGAAAACCACGAAAGAAATCATTTTCAGACCTCGTGTTAGAAAATAAATTGGCTTTGCTTAAGGATTCTGAAGCAATGGAAAGGATCGAAGCAAGGCTTGAGGACAAACATGTTCAAAAGGCAGAATAA
- the tlp gene encoding small acid-soluble spore protein Tlp — MTRNQPNPDDRSDNVEKLQNMVQNTLGNIAKAEESLAYADSSTQEQQIQAKNQRRRESIDAMREEMKDEAAAQNGQGQNNQYQ, encoded by the coding sequence ATGACAAGAAATCAACCGAATCCAGATGACCGCAGCGATAATGTAGAAAAATTGCAAAACATGGTGCAGAATACACTAGGAAATATCGCAAAAGCAGAAGAATCGCTGGCATATGCAGACAGCTCCACACAAGAGCAGCAGATCCAGGCGAAAAACCAACGCCGACGCGAAAGCATTGATGCAATGCGCGAAGAAATGAAGGACGAAGCTGCTGCACAAAACGGGCAGGGACAAAATAACCAATATCAATAA
- a CDS encoding LysR family transcriptional regulator, producing MDLNYFYTFKEVAKWGSYTKTGEKLGYAQSSVTTQIKKLEDHYKVKLFERVGRKMRLTQSGEELYYYVEKILALVDEAEERISKKSNLRGTLRVGTVESLAAYFITPYIKDLKGKNPELKILLESGLCPNLKEGTLEGKFDLSIILDRLTKHPELTTIPIRQEKLVMIASPNHRLRSLSGMNLKELEAETLILTEEGCSYRVLLEQLLKEEQVEAKSVISFSSLEAIKQCVADDLGIAIMPEIAVRKDIESGKIIELPFNHEKKPVFTQIVYQKKKWLTPPITQLISSLTS from the coding sequence ATGGATCTGAACTATTTTTATACATTTAAAGAAGTTGCAAAATGGGGAAGTTATACAAAAACAGGCGAGAAGTTAGGCTATGCCCAATCAAGTGTGACAACCCAGATCAAAAAGCTGGAAGATCACTACAAGGTAAAATTATTCGAGCGTGTTGGCCGGAAAATGAGGCTGACCCAGTCGGGCGAAGAGCTCTACTACTATGTTGAGAAAATCTTAGCGTTAGTCGATGAAGCGGAAGAGAGAATTTCTAAGAAAAGCAATTTGAGAGGAACCTTAAGGGTGGGAACAGTGGAATCCCTCGCAGCTTATTTTATCACTCCATATATTAAAGATTTAAAAGGAAAAAATCCTGAATTAAAAATCCTTCTGGAATCCGGCTTATGCCCAAATTTAAAAGAGGGCACTTTGGAAGGGAAATTCGATTTATCCATTATACTCGACCGATTAACAAAACATCCCGAATTAACGACCATTCCCATACGCCAAGAGAAATTGGTGATGATTGCTTCTCCAAATCATCGACTTCGCAGCCTCAGTGGTATGAATTTAAAAGAACTTGAAGCCGAAACGCTTATTTTGACAGAGGAAGGATGTTCTTATCGGGTACTATTGGAGCAGTTATTAAAAGAAGAACAAGTAGAAGCAAAATCGGTCATTTCCTTTAGCAGCTTAGAAGCCATCAAGCAGTGTGTAGCGGATGATTTAGGCATTGCCATCATGCCTGAAATTGCCGTGAGAAAAGACATCGAGAGCGGGAAAATAATAGAACTGCCATTCAATCATGAGAAAAAACCAGTGTTTACACAGATTGTTTATCAAAAGAAAAAATGGTTAACACCTCCAATTACACAATTGATTTCTTCACTCACTTCTTAA
- a CDS encoding ABC transporter ATP-binding protein (Members of the family are the ATP-binding subunit of ABC transporters for substrates such as betaine, L-proline or other amino acids, choline, carnitine, etc. The substrate specificity is best determined from the substrate-binding subunit, rather than this subunit, as it interacts with the permease subunit and not with substrate directly.) → MISFKGVEKTFKDGTTAVDGLDLDIQEGEFAALIGPSGCGKTTTMKMINKLIEPTSGEIYINGENIAAKDPVELRRNIGYVIQQIGLFPHMTIEQNVALIPRLKGWKKEKYVKRVDELLDMVGLDPVQFKRKYPLELSGGQQQRVGVIRALAAEPPIILMDEPFSALDPISREQLQDELKNLQKQIKKTIVFVTHDIDEALKLADRIALMKEGKIVQYDTPAQLVAKPANLFAEQFIGEERLKNARAAAGPPEYNLLDYCMTGLPVLSLEKDFTTKLEPWPEDMPAGIHEIHVVDENHSYAGTVFKEEMESQPLTLNLLHHSDTFALHTNTIKEAARMLFSTNRTSVPVAANGHYAGLVTKDRLFAAMAGLKEESTV, encoded by the coding sequence TTGATTTCATTCAAGGGTGTGGAGAAGACTTTCAAAGATGGAACCACTGCAGTGGATGGTCTGGATCTTGATATTCAGGAAGGGGAATTCGCTGCATTGATCGGACCGAGCGGCTGTGGAAAGACGACAACAATGAAGATGATCAATAAGCTGATTGAACCGACCAGCGGTGAAATTTACATAAACGGTGAAAACATTGCAGCAAAAGATCCTGTTGAATTAAGAAGGAATATCGGGTACGTCATTCAGCAGATCGGATTGTTCCCACATATGACGATTGAACAAAATGTAGCCCTGATCCCAAGGCTTAAAGGATGGAAGAAAGAAAAATACGTAAAGCGGGTAGACGAGCTGCTCGATATGGTCGGATTAGACCCCGTTCAATTCAAACGGAAATATCCATTGGAGTTGAGCGGTGGACAGCAGCAGCGCGTCGGCGTCATCCGTGCACTTGCCGCTGAACCACCCATCATCTTAATGGATGAACCATTCAGTGCATTAGACCCAATCAGCAGGGAACAGCTTCAGGATGAATTAAAAAATCTGCAGAAGCAGATCAAAAAGACGATCGTCTTTGTCACACATGATATCGATGAAGCGTTAAAACTTGCGGACCGGATTGCCTTGATGAAAGAAGGGAAAATCGTACAATACGATACCCCTGCGCAATTAGTGGCAAAACCAGCCAATCTCTTTGCCGAGCAATTCATCGGAGAGGAACGATTGAAGAATGCTCGGGCAGCAGCAGGCCCACCTGAATACAACCTTCTTGACTACTGCATGACCGGCCTTCCTGTCCTTTCATTGGAAAAAGATTTCACGACTAAGCTTGAGCCTTGGCCGGAGGATATGCCAGCAGGAATCCATGAAATCCACGTCGTTGACGAAAATCATTCCTATGCAGGGACTGTCTTCAAGGAAGAAATGGAATCCCAGCCGTTAACCTTGAACCTTTTGCATCATTCAGATACGTTCGCACTTCACACCAATACCATTAAAGAAGCAGCCAGAATGCTATTTTCAACGAACAGAACAAGTGTTCCTGTAGCGGCAAATGGGCATTATGCAGGATTGGTCACGAAGGATAGACTGTTTGCTGCAATGGCTGGCCTTAAGGAGGAATCAACGGTATGA
- the plsY gene encoding glycerol-3-phosphate 1-O-acyltransferase PlsY, producing MVYALIILLAYLLGSIPSGLIVGKVFYGKDIRQFGSGNLGGTNTFRTLGIKAGIAVTLADILKGTLATALPFLFGVEHLHPLLVGTFAVIGHMFPVFAGFRGGKAVATSGGVLLGYVPLIFLLLIAIFFLGLYLTKYVSLSSMIAACAAFIVSLFTKDIPLIIVITVMAFFVIYRHRANISRIKNGTEPKIKWL from the coding sequence ATGGTATATGCACTTATTATCCTTCTAGCTTATTTACTAGGATCGATTCCTTCCGGGCTTATTGTGGGGAAGGTATTCTATGGAAAAGATATCAGGCAATTCGGAAGCGGCAACCTTGGTGGAACAAATACATTCAGGACATTGGGAATCAAAGCAGGAATTGCTGTGACACTGGCAGATATTTTAAAGGGAACGCTTGCGACTGCCCTTCCTTTCCTTTTTGGAGTTGAGCACCTCCACCCTCTTCTTGTCGGGACATTTGCCGTCATCGGCCACATGTTCCCGGTCTTTGCAGGTTTTCGTGGCGGCAAAGCGGTTGCAACTTCAGGAGGCGTTTTGCTGGGGTATGTCCCGCTAATATTCCTCCTATTGATTGCGATTTTCTTCCTTGGACTTTACTTGACAAAATATGTTTCTCTTTCCTCGATGATCGCTGCATGTGCAGCATTTATCGTAAGCCTCTTTACGAAGGATATCCCGCTGATCATCGTCATTACGGTCATGGCCTTCTTTGTCATCTATCGCCACCGGGCAAATATCAGCAGGATCAAAAACGGAACTGAACCAAAAATTAAATGGCTGTGA
- a CDS encoding acid-soluble spore protein N, whose amino-acid sequence MSNPKANPNHFAPNHIGTQSRSAGGNKGKKMQDQSGQHAQVIQTKGE is encoded by the coding sequence ATGAGCAATCCGAAAGCAAATCCAAATCACTTTGCACCAAACCACATCGGTACCCAGTCTCGTTCAGCTGGCGGGAATAAAGGGAAGAAAATGCAGGATCAATCCGGACAGCACGCACAAGTCATCCAAACAAAAGGGGAGTAA
- a CDS encoding iron-containing alcohol dehydrogenase, with the protein METFLQYNPTKLYFGKDEVKQLASVLDKGLNILLVYGGGSIKRNGVYNDVMDQLNKLDAQVFELSGVEPNPRVTTVRKGVELCKKEGIDFILAVGGGSVIDCTKAISAGAKFEGDVWELITGKATIHEALPFGTVLTLAATSSEMNCVSVITNWETKDKLGWGSPHVFPQFSILDPSYTFSVPRDQTVYGIVDSMSHALENYFHRTENAPMIDGFIESLLRTAMEAGPKLLMDLQSYKHRETMMYISTTAYNGTLSNGTDGGDWATHRIEHAISAIYDIPHGGGLAILFPNWLEHVLEDDPSRVKQLAVNVFGISPEGKDDMELAREGAKALREFWNSLGAPSTLADYDIDDSEFDAIVEKTFIKPGVGTYKEMDHDSVRDILRRSL; encoded by the coding sequence ATGGAAACATTCTTACAATATAATCCGACGAAACTCTACTTTGGAAAAGATGAAGTGAAGCAATTGGCTTCCGTCCTTGATAAAGGTTTGAATATCCTGCTTGTTTATGGAGGAGGGAGCATCAAGAGAAATGGCGTCTACAATGATGTAATGGATCAGTTGAACAAACTGGATGCCCAGGTGTTCGAGCTAAGCGGAGTGGAGCCTAACCCCCGAGTAACGACTGTACGAAAAGGCGTGGAACTCTGCAAAAAGGAAGGCATCGACTTTATCCTTGCAGTAGGAGGTGGAAGTGTCATCGACTGCACAAAAGCCATTTCCGCAGGTGCAAAATTTGAAGGCGACGTATGGGAGCTGATTACCGGTAAAGCAACAATTCATGAAGCACTTCCTTTTGGAACAGTTTTGACTCTTGCTGCTACAAGTTCCGAAATGAATTGCGTATCCGTCATCACAAACTGGGAGACGAAGGATAAATTAGGCTGGGGGTCTCCACATGTGTTTCCGCAGTTTTCCATTCTGGATCCTTCATATACATTCTCAGTACCACGTGATCAGACGGTTTATGGCATTGTGGACAGCATGTCTCATGCGCTGGAGAATTATTTCCACCGCACTGAAAACGCTCCGATGATTGATGGCTTCATTGAGTCCCTACTGAGAACGGCGATGGAGGCAGGTCCTAAGCTGCTTATGGACCTGCAATCCTACAAGCATAGAGAAACGATGATGTATATCAGTACTACCGCATACAACGGGACGCTTTCCAACGGGACAGATGGTGGAGATTGGGCCACCCACAGGATTGAGCATGCCATTTCTGCGATTTATGATATTCCACATGGAGGCGGTCTTGCGATTCTTTTCCCAAACTGGCTTGAGCATGTTCTTGAAGATGATCCGTCACGGGTGAAACAGCTTGCGGTCAACGTGTTCGGTATCTCCCCTGAAGGGAAAGACGATATGGAATTGGCAAGAGAAGGAGCGAAAGCACTCCGGGAATTCTGGAATTCATTAGGCGCTCCAAGCACACTTGCTGATTATGATATTGATGACAGCGAGTTTGATGCCATTGTCGAAAAAACATTCATAAAACCAGGTGTAGGGACTTATAAGGAAATGGATCATGACAGCGTAAGGGATATATTAAGACGCTCCCTTTGA
- a CDS encoding purine/pyrimidine permease, which yields MFKTSFSAIQWVAFMIASSVVAPIAIADLFHLQPVETTLFVQRTIFVLGISSILQGLFGHRLPINEGPAGLWWSVFAIYAGFIGTIYSSGDEALRTLEGGMLISAAVFIILAVFGLIEKLKNLFTPTATFVYLILLILQLSGSFIKGMLGLSNEHPHVQPMVLIGSTVIVILTFFLGSVKIRWINQYSILLGLALGWLLFILLGLAPPVSEASHPIMAMPEIFPFGFPKIDSGMIATAAFTALLLTTNMIASVRVMEEAQQKLTGKLPTPDYKRAGIVSGVNQAAGGLFGAVGPVPISGAAGFVSATNVPSIKPFILGSILITILSLFPKVMDIMASIPAPAGYAVTFVIFSRMVGMAFSEFEKESDKPLAKLTAGVSLMIGVGAMFIPPEATKGLPTIFASLLNNGLILGTLAAILTEQFIRFKQRNT from the coding sequence GTGTTTAAGACTAGTTTCAGTGCCATCCAATGGGTGGCATTTATGATTGCCAGTTCTGTCGTGGCTCCGATCGCGATAGCAGATCTATTCCATTTGCAGCCGGTTGAAACAACCCTATTCGTTCAACGGACGATCTTCGTTCTTGGGATCTCCAGTATTCTTCAAGGTTTGTTCGGGCACCGGCTTCCCATCAATGAAGGACCGGCTGGTTTATGGTGGAGTGTATTTGCTATCTATGCTGGCTTCATCGGTACCATCTATTCTTCAGGGGATGAAGCTCTCCGTACATTAGAAGGCGGGATGCTTATCAGTGCCGCTGTATTTATCATTCTTGCCGTATTCGGTCTCATTGAAAAATTGAAGAATCTCTTTACCCCAACGGCTACATTTGTTTATCTGATCCTTTTAATCCTGCAGCTGAGCGGATCCTTTATTAAGGGTATGCTGGGACTATCCAATGAACATCCACATGTACAGCCGATGGTGCTCATCGGAAGCACTGTGATCGTGATTCTCACGTTTTTCCTTGGCAGTGTCAAAATTAGGTGGATCAATCAATATTCCATACTCTTAGGTCTAGCGCTCGGCTGGCTATTGTTCATCCTTTTAGGGCTAGCTCCGCCGGTATCAGAAGCAAGCCATCCCATTATGGCGATGCCTGAAATCTTTCCCTTCGGATTTCCGAAGATAGATAGCGGGATGATTGCGACAGCGGCATTCACCGCACTCCTTCTGACAACTAATATGATTGCTTCCGTAAGGGTCATGGAAGAGGCGCAGCAGAAGCTGACTGGGAAACTTCCGACACCTGACTACAAGCGGGCAGGGATTGTGTCTGGTGTGAATCAGGCTGCGGGTGGGCTGTTTGGAGCTGTCGGCCCTGTTCCGATCTCAGGAGCAGCCGGTTTTGTTTCAGCTACCAACGTGCCATCGATAAAACCATTCATACTTGGATCAATCTTAATTACCATCCTTTCTTTATTCCCAAAGGTCATGGATATCATGGCTTCCATCCCTGCACCTGCCGGGTACGCAGTGACATTCGTAATTTTCTCTAGAATGGTAGGGATGGCCTTCAGTGAATTTGAAAAAGAATCAGACAAGCCGTTGGCCAAATTGACAGCAGGAGTCTCCCTTATGATCGGGGTAGGAGCGATGTTCATCCCTCCTGAGGCCACAAAGGGTCTGCCAACCATATTTGCTTCATTATTGAATAACGGCCTCATCCTCGGAACTCTAGCGGCCATTCTCACAGAACAATTCATCCGCTTCAAACAAAGGAATACGTGA
- a CDS encoding HesB/YadR/YfhF family protein: MKIVLSEGALKWFQEEMDAAKGDTIRFYVRYGGSSPVQQGFSLGVTKEEPIDMAVSVQHEDVTYFIEDRDVWYFDGHDLHVVFDEKKNELVYEYKK, translated from the coding sequence ATGAAAATCGTATTATCCGAAGGAGCCTTGAAATGGTTTCAGGAGGAAATGGATGCAGCAAAAGGAGACACAATCAGATTCTACGTTAGATATGGCGGCTCCAGCCCTGTGCAGCAAGGGTTCTCACTGGGGGTCACGAAAGAAGAGCCGATTGATATGGCAGTATCCGTCCAACATGAAGATGTGACTTATTTTATTGAAGACCGCGACGTATGGTACTTTGACGGCCATGATTTGCATGTGGTCTTCGATGAAAAGAAAAATGAATTGGTGTACGAATATAAAAAGTAA
- a CDS encoding acyl-CoA thioesterase gives MHISKKEVEVRYAETDQMGVVYHANYLVWMELGRTQLIEDLGFRYADMEKDGIISPVMDIEISYKKPLRYGQKAIVHTWIDHYDGLRVTYEYEIFTDEQELAVTALSKHVCVKKSNFRPISVKKLYPDWHAAYEQAKKD, from the coding sequence ATGCATATTTCAAAAAAAGAAGTGGAAGTCCGCTACGCAGAGACAGATCAAATGGGAGTAGTCTATCACGCCAACTACCTGGTATGGATGGAACTGGGACGCACCCAATTAATAGAAGACCTCGGTTTCCGCTATGCGGATATGGAAAAGGACGGCATCATATCACCGGTCATGGATATCGAAATTTCTTATAAAAAACCGCTCAGATATGGCCAAAAAGCAATCGTACATACTTGGATCGATCACTATGATGGCCTTCGCGTTACATACGAATATGAAATATTCACAGATGAGCAGGAATTGGCCGTTACGGCACTCTCCAAACATGTTTGTGTGAAAAAGAGCAATTTCCGTCCGATTTCAGTGAAAAAACTTTATCCGGACTGGCATGCAGCTTATGAACAAGCCAAAAAGGACTGA
- a CDS encoding peroxiredoxin family protein, translating to MFKKIAFIVLLGGLCTAFIVKAAERPALSTQPQTQGEELIQTETTDTLPGLKIGEHAPNFSLTTTEGKNVSLQDYKGKKVLLNFWATWCPPCKMEIPELEKFSKTLNDHVVLLTINIDPMSNVKGFAKKYGATFPILLDKKDEVNQAYQLLTIPTTYLIDEKGTIINKHIGAMTFEDFQKFTK from the coding sequence GTGTTTAAAAAAATAGCATTTATCGTGCTTCTTGGCGGCCTTTGCACCGCTTTTATCGTCAAAGCAGCTGAACGGCCGGCATTATCGACCCAACCCCAAACTCAAGGAGAAGAGCTCATTCAAACAGAGACGACAGATACGCTTCCAGGTTTAAAAATAGGGGAGCATGCGCCAAATTTCTCATTAACTACTACTGAAGGAAAGAACGTGTCCCTCCAGGATTACAAAGGCAAAAAAGTACTTCTTAACTTTTGGGCCACATGGTGCCCGCCATGCAAGATGGAAATACCGGAGCTTGAAAAGTTTTCAAAAACACTCAATGATCATGTCGTTTTGCTTACGATCAATATCGACCCAATGAGCAATGTCAAAGGGTTTGCCAAAAAATACGGCGCGACGTTCCCAATCCTCCTCGACAAAAAAGATGAAGTCAATCAAGCTTATCAGCTGCTAACGATACCAACCACGTATCTGATTGATGAAAAAGGGACCATCATCAACAAGCACATTGGGGCCATGACATTCGAAGATTTTCAAAAATTTACAAAATAA